The genomic DNA TATGCTTGAAAAAGCTGAAATCTCCTATCTTGAACCTGAAGAATTTATTCCTATTATAAATATTGTAGAGTTTCTTGCGTACGCTGCTGGATATTCATCAGAAGAGATAGGGTTTGATTTGCATAGAATCCCTCTTGATAATTTTTTAATTAAGGTGGAAGAAGATGAAAGTTAAGAAGTTAAGGTATGGAAAAGTTTCCTTTAAAGTAATTGAAGAGCTTAAAAAGATTGTTGGAGAGGAAAATGTTTCTTCAGAAAAAGAAGATTTAATATGTTACTCTAGAGACGCGTCAACATATCAATATTTACCGGATGCGGTGGTTAGACCGAAAACCACCGAACAAGTATCTTTAATAATGAAGCTTGCTAACAAGCATAGAATACCAGTAACTCCAAGAGGAGGAGGTTCAGGAGCAGCTGGTGGATGCCTTCCATTGCTTGGAGGAATACTTTTAGATATGCGAGCTATGAATCAAATAACTTCAATCAACATAGAGGATCAAATAGCAATCGTAGAAGCTGGAGTTGTTTATGATTTTTTAAATGAAAAATTAATGCGAAAAGGGTTCTTTTTCCCTCCAGAACCATCAAGCGGCATATCATGCACTATAGGTGGAATGGTTAATACGAATGCTTCTGGAGAAAGAAGCATAAAATACGGTTCTACAAGAGATTATGTTTTATGGCTTGAAGTTGTGCTTCCATCTGGAGAAATTATTCATACAGGCTCTAAAACATTAAAATCAGTATCTGGATTAGATTTAACTAGATTAATAGTTGGATCTGAAGGCTCCTTAGGAATAGTAACAAAGATTTGTTTAAAAATTTTGCCTATGCCAAATTATTATGGTACAGCTGTTTTTATTTATGACTCTATAAATTCTTTAGCTAAAGCTGCAGCTAAAGTAAGAGAAGCAGGCATTATCCCGGAAATGATAGAGTTTATGGATAGAAAAACTACAAAGCTTGCTTTTGATTATGCTGGAATAAAAGGAGTACCTGAAGGAAACTTTATGTTAATAGATGTGGGTGGAATAGAAGAATATGTATCTAAAACTTTAAATGAAGTTTTTGAAATATGCTTAAATGAGAAGCCTGAATATTCTGAAAAAACTTCTGATAAAGAATATAGACAAAAATTGATTACAGCGAGAAAGTCAGCTTTACCTTCTTTAGCTCGATTAAAACCATGCGCTGTGCTT from Candidatus Bathyarchaeota archaeon includes the following:
- a CDS encoding FAD-binding oxidoreductase codes for the protein MKVKKLRYGKVSFKVIEELKKIVGEENVSSEKEDLICYSRDASTYQYLPDAVVRPKTTEQVSLIMKLANKHRIPVTPRGGGSGAAGGCLPLLGGILLDMRAMNQITSINIEDQIAIVEAGVVYDFLNEKLMRKGFFFPPEPSSGISCTIGGMVNTNASGERSIKYGSTRDYVLWLEVVLPSGEIIHTGSKTLKSVSGLDLTRLIVGSEGSLGIVTKICLKILPMPNYYGTAVFIYDSINSLAKAAAKVREAGIIPEMIEFMDRKTTKLAFDYAGIKGVPEGNFMLIDVGGIEEYVSKTLNEVFEICLNEKPEYSEKTSDKEYRQKLITARKSALPSLARLKPCAVLEDCTFPLSKLPEGAYKIEKIPEMLEASNVDLGDFGHIGDGNLHPTFVFDDRVEEEKLTFLKGLDILYKDIVLPLGGSITAEHGVGLAKAPYISLEHGPAVKWMRSIKKLFDPKFILNPGKGKGGPYPIEEMKIEIIE